In one Sphingomonas sp. S1-29 genomic region, the following are encoded:
- a CDS encoding histidine kinase dimerization/phospho-acceptor domain-containing protein, translating to MAERIDQRTRYLRDFATAMSPEFKTPLTGIRGAIELPRDHDADMPSDERRHFLDNANGDAERLSWLVQRLLDFARQPVELRRGRAV from the coding sequence ATGGCCGAGCGCATCGACCAGCGGACGCGCTACCTGCGCGACTTCGCCACAGCGATGAGCCCTGAGTTCAAGACGCCGCTTACCGGCATCCGTGGCGCGATCGAGTTGCCGCGCGACCACGATGCCGACATGCCATCCGATGAGCGTCGCCACTTCCTCGACAACGCCAACGGCGACGCCGAGCGGCTGTCCTGGCTGGTGCAGCGCCTGCTCGATTTTGCGCGCCAACCTGTCGAGCTTCGACGAGGACGCGCGGTGTGA
- the cobA gene encoding uroporphyrinogen-III C-methyltransferase has translation MPHDFAPGSVWLVGAGPGDPELLTRKAERLIAAADIVFHDALVGPGVLALIPPATARVYVGKRSGRHSKDQQSINDLLAAAALAGKRVVRLKGGDPSIFGRSTEEIHHLAERGVTVRICPGITTASAAAASAGISLTLRGMARKLTFVTAHARAGEPLDLDWKALAAPEATLAVYMGAAAAGEVARRLIAAGRAPDTPVLVAVNVSLPDERILRGPLSALAFLVETISGDDPSLLLIGETVGAPAIVSATAEARGAVSPALMQKARTSLPR, from the coding sequence ATGCCGCATGATTTCGCCCCCGGATCGGTCTGGCTGGTCGGTGCCGGCCCCGGCGATCCCGAACTGCTGACGCGCAAGGCCGAACGGCTGATCGCGGCTGCCGACATCGTCTTCCACGACGCGCTGGTCGGCCCCGGCGTGCTCGCGCTGATTCCACCCGCGACCGCGCGCGTATATGTCGGCAAGCGATCGGGCCGTCATTCGAAGGACCAGCAATCGATCAACGACCTGCTCGCCGCCGCCGCGCTCGCGGGCAAGCGCGTGGTGCGGCTGAAGGGCGGCGACCCGTCGATCTTCGGGCGTTCGACCGAAGAGATCCACCATCTCGCCGAACGCGGCGTCACGGTGCGGATCTGCCCCGGCATCACCACCGCCAGCGCCGCCGCCGCATCGGCGGGCATATCGCTGACGCTGCGGGGGATGGCACGCAAACTGACCTTCGTCACCGCCCACGCCCGCGCAGGCGAACCGCTCGACCTCGACTGGAAGGCACTCGCCGCCCCCGAAGCGACGCTTGCGGTGTATATGGGCGCTGCCGCCGCCGGCGAAGTAGCGCGCCGGCTGATCGCGGCGGGGCGCGCACCCGACACCCCGGTGCTGGTCGCGGTCAACGTATCGCTGCCCGACGAACGCATCCTGCGCGGGCCGCTATCGGCGCTGGCGTTCCTGGTCGAAACGATCAGCGGCGATGATCCGTCGCTGCTGTTGATCGGCGAAACGGTCGGCGCTCCCGCTATCGTGTCAGCTACCGCCGAAGCCCGGGGTGCCGTCAGTCCAGCGCTGATGCAAAAAGCGCGTACGTCATTGCCAAGATGA
- a CDS encoding nitrate reductase, which produces MSIRTTCAYCGVGCGILATPTGERSATIAGDPDHPANAGRLCSKGTHLGETIGLEGRLLHPRIGKRRATWDKALDLVAKRFRDTIAQHGAGSVAFYVSGQLLTEDYYVANKLMKGFIGSANIDTNSRLCMASAVAGHMRAFGEDVVPASYADLDATDLIVLVGSNTAWCHPIVYQRIRARCEAGAKLVVIDPRRTETAGEADLHLAIRPGTDVALMNGLLAWCREAGVVDDAYLAAHVATPKDFWDRVGEGSDLWSVARICDVPPQDLRRFFEWFAATPRTVTMFSQGVNQSLSGTDQVNAITNLHLATGRIGKPGAAPFSITGQPNAMGGREVGGLASSLAAHMDFAPENVARVGRFWAAPNMATKPGLKAVDLFRAVGEGRIKALWVMATNPAVSMPDAGRVRAALAACPFVVVSDVVAQTDTSRHAHVRLPATAWGEKDGTVTNSDRTISRQRAFLPAPGDARPDWWIVTQVARRMGWRTAFAYDRPADIWREHCRLSTYENDSERLFALPGRSGGGNAEYDAMTPFRWGGTPFADGRFSTPDRRARLVPVVQKPIAAPLADWPLTLNTGRYRDQWHTMTRTGLSPKLARHREQPMAEIHPDDARGAGIAEGGLVRVATPQGDSLYRASIVATQRAGEVFVPIHWTDQQASGGRTGLLARALADPFSGQPGFKSTPARIEAVACAWRGFLIVRDELAARPDCLWATRIAVPSGTAWDLAGDGDAAALDRLLPHGQRIEAADAAKGSRRIAILNDGRLAAALFITRDGTLPPRDWLVDQLREAVVAPHLLAGRAPGEQIDRGPIVCACYDVGLQTILHAIAQARLVDVAAIGAALGAGTNCGSCRPALARLLASEGSHHAA; this is translated from the coding sequence TTGAGCATCCGCACCACCTGCGCCTATTGCGGCGTCGGCTGCGGCATCCTCGCCACCCCGACCGGCGAGCGCAGCGCGACGATCGCGGGCGATCCCGATCATCCCGCCAATGCCGGCAGGCTCTGCTCCAAGGGCACGCATCTGGGCGAGACGATCGGGCTTGAAGGGCGGCTGCTCCACCCGAGGATCGGCAAGCGCCGCGCGACCTGGGACAAGGCGCTCGACCTGGTCGCCAAACGCTTCCGCGACACGATCGCGCAGCATGGGGCGGGCAGCGTGGCCTTCTACGTCTCGGGTCAGTTGCTGACCGAGGATTATTACGTCGCCAACAAGCTGATGAAGGGCTTTATCGGCTCGGCCAATATCGACACCAATTCGCGGCTGTGCATGGCCAGCGCGGTCGCGGGCCACATGCGCGCTTTCGGCGAGGATGTCGTACCCGCAAGCTATGCCGATCTCGACGCCACCGACCTGATCGTGCTGGTCGGATCGAACACCGCCTGGTGCCACCCGATCGTCTACCAGCGCATCCGCGCGCGCTGCGAGGCGGGGGCCAAGCTCGTGGTGATCGATCCGCGCCGCACCGAAACCGCAGGCGAAGCCGATCTGCATCTGGCGATCCGTCCGGGCACCGACGTCGCGCTGATGAACGGGCTGCTCGCGTGGTGCCGCGAGGCGGGCGTAGTCGACGACGCGTATCTGGCGGCGCATGTCGCGACGCCCAAGGATTTCTGGGACCGAGTTGGAGAGGGAAGCGACCTGTGGTCGGTGGCGCGCATCTGCGATGTGCCGCCGCAAGACCTCAGGCGCTTTTTTGAATGGTTCGCCGCGACGCCGCGCACCGTGACGATGTTCAGCCAGGGGGTGAACCAGTCGCTGTCGGGCACCGATCAGGTCAACGCGATCACCAACCTTCACCTCGCCACCGGGCGCATCGGCAAGCCCGGCGCCGCGCCTTTCTCGATCACCGGCCAGCCCAATGCGATGGGCGGGCGCGAGGTCGGCGGGCTGGCCTCCAGCCTCGCCGCGCATATGGATTTCGCCCCCGAAAACGTCGCGCGCGTCGGACGGTTCTGGGCCGCGCCCAATATGGCGACCAAGCCGGGGCTGAAGGCGGTCGATCTGTTCCGGGCGGTGGGCGAAGGACGGATCAAGGCGCTGTGGGTGATGGCGACCAACCCCGCGGTGTCGATGCCCGACGCCGGCCGGGTGCGCGCGGCGCTGGCGGCGTGCCCGTTCGTCGTCGTCTCCGACGTGGTCGCGCAGACCGATACCTCGCGCCACGCGCATGTCCGCCTGCCCGCCACCGCCTGGGGCGAAAAGGACGGCACCGTCACCAATTCGGACCGGACGATCAGCCGCCAGCGCGCCTTCCTGCCCGCGCCAGGCGACGCCAGGCCCGATTGGTGGATCGTCACCCAGGTCGCGCGGCGGATGGGGTGGCGCACCGCCTTCGCCTATGATCGCCCGGCCGACATCTGGCGCGAGCATTGCCGGCTGTCGACCTATGAAAATGACAGCGAACGGCTGTTCGCGCTGCCCGGCCGATCGGGGGGCGGCAATGCCGAATATGACGCGATGACGCCGTTTCGCTGGGGCGGCACGCCGTTTGCCGACGGCCGCTTCTCGACCCCAGACCGGCGCGCGCGGCTGGTGCCGGTCGTGCAAAAGCCGATCGCCGCGCCGCTGGCCGATTGGCCGCTGACGCTCAACACCGGCCGCTACCGCGACCAATGGCATACGATGACTCGCACCGGGCTCAGCCCGAAGCTCGCGCGCCACCGCGAACAGCCGATGGCCGAGATCCACCCCGACGACGCGCGCGGCGCTGGCATCGCCGAGGGCGGCCTGGTCCGGGTAGCGACACCGCAAGGCGACAGCCTGTACCGCGCCAGCATCGTCGCCACCCAGCGCGCGGGCGAAGTCTTCGTGCCGATCCACTGGACCGATCAGCAGGCAAGCGGCGGGCGCACCGGGCTGCTGGCACGCGCGCTCGCCGATCCGTTTTCGGGCCAGCCGGGGTTCAAATCGACCCCCGCGCGGATCGAGGCGGTGGCCTGCGCCTGGCGCGGTTTCCTGATCGTCCGCGACGAACTCGCCGCGCGCCCCGACTGCCTATGGGCAACGCGGATCGCGGTCCCCAGCGGCACCGCCTGGGATCTGGCGGGCGACGGCGACGCCGCCGCGCTCGACCGGCTGTTGCCGCATGGCCAGCGGATCGAAGCCGCCGATGCCGCCAAGGGATCGCGGCGGATCGCCATCCTGAACGACGGTCGGCTGGCAGCCGCGTTGTTCATCACCCGCGACGGCACCCTGCCCCCGCGCGATTGGCTGGTCGATCAACTGCGCGAGGCGGTCGTCGCGCCGCACCTGCTCGCGGGCCGCGCGCCGGGCGAGCAAATCGATCGCGGGCCGATCGTCTGCGCCTGTTACGATGTCGGGCTGCAGACGATCCTGCACGCGATCGCACAGGCGCGGCTGGTCGATGTCGCCGCGATCGGCGCGGCACTGGGCGCGGGCACCAATTGCGGGTCGTGCCGCCCGGCGCTTGCCCGCCTTCTGGCTTCGGAAGGATCGCACCATGCCGCATGA
- the nirD gene encoding nitrite reductase small subunit NirD has protein sequence MLTGEWLDIGWADEIPVRGSRTVQVEGGDDIAVFRTGDGRVFALADRCPHKGGRLSQGIVHGGAVACPLHNWRIALATGEALGEDKGCTPVIPVKLSGGRVLICRASTMQAAA, from the coding sequence ATGTTGACCGGTGAATGGCTCGACATCGGCTGGGCCGATGAAATCCCCGTGCGCGGCAGCCGCACGGTGCAGGTCGAAGGCGGCGACGACATCGCGGTCTTTCGCACCGGCGACGGCCGCGTCTTCGCGCTGGCCGATCGCTGCCCGCACAAGGGCGGGCGGCTGAGCCAGGGGATCGTCCATGGCGGCGCGGTCGCCTGCCCGCTCCACAATTGGCGGATCGCGCTGGCGACCGGCGAAGCGCTGGGTGAGGACAAGGGGTGTACACCGGTGATCCCGGTGAAGCTGAGCGGCGGGCGGGTGCTGATCTGCCGGGCAAGCACGATGCAGGCGGCGGCGTGA
- the nirB gene encoding nitrite reductase large subunit NirB — translation MHHQSHPAAALEREHLVVIGNGMAGCRAIEELIARDPSRYRVTIFGAEPHVNYNRIMLSPVLAGEKSFDEIVINDRQWYAANGIELVTSDPVLAIDRTARTVTAQSGRTVGYDRLLIATGSDPFIIPVPGKDLPGVITFRDMADVDHMLAAAGKGGDAVVIGGGLLGLEAAHGLTLRGMKVTVIHLMPTLMERQLDEAAGWLLKSALEARGQTILTQANTAEIVGTEAVEGVRLKDGTLIPASLVVMAVGIRPSVALARDAGLAVGRGIQVDDHMVTSDPAILAVGECVEHDGQVYGLVAPLWDMCRALADGLVGSHSGYRGSVTSTKLKVAGLDVFSAGDFSGTDGAEDIVLRDASRGIYKRVVVKDDRIVGAVLYGDTGDGGWYFDLLKRGEDIGAIRDMLIFGQAFASGGGVADPKAAVAALSDTAEICGCNGVTKGQVVACIDAGGHSLDAVRAGCKASASCGSCTGIVETLLAITLGDAVEAGPRTMCNCTSFGHDDVRREIVAQQMRSIPEVMQKLHWATPDGCSSCRPALNYYLLCALPGEYVDDQQSRFVNERMHANIQKDGTYSVVPRMWGGLTTPRELRAIADVVEKYDAPMVKVTGGQRLDIFGIKKEDLPAVWADLNAAGMVSGHAYGKSLRTVKTCVGSEWCRFGTQDSTGLGVKIERMTWGSWMPHKFKIAVSGCPRNCAEATIKDFGVVCVDSGYELSVGGNGGIKVRATDFLCKVATEAEAMHYCAAFIQLYREEARYLERTAPWIERVGVDYIRARIADDAEGRDALAGRFHVAQQFLQDDPWAARAAGAEREQHAPMARFTPHAVPA, via the coding sequence ATGCACCACCAGTCGCACCCCGCCGCCGCCCTTGAGCGCGAACATCTGGTCGTGATCGGCAACGGCATGGCGGGCTGCCGTGCGATCGAGGAGCTGATCGCGCGCGATCCCAGCCGCTACCGCGTGACGATCTTCGGTGCCGAGCCGCATGTGAACTACAACCGCATCATGCTGTCGCCGGTGCTCGCGGGCGAAAAGAGCTTCGACGAGATCGTGATCAACGATCGCCAATGGTACGCCGCCAACGGGATCGAGCTGGTCACCAGCGATCCGGTGCTGGCGATCGATCGCACCGCGAGGACCGTGACTGCACAATCGGGGCGCACGGTCGGCTATGACCGGCTGTTGATCGCCACCGGATCGGACCCGTTCATCATCCCCGTCCCCGGCAAGGACCTGCCCGGCGTCATCACCTTTCGCGACATGGCCGATGTCGATCATATGCTCGCCGCCGCAGGCAAGGGCGGCGATGCGGTGGTGATCGGCGGCGGACTGCTTGGGCTAGAGGCGGCGCATGGGCTGACATTGCGCGGCATGAAGGTGACGGTGATCCATCTGATGCCGACGCTGATGGAGCGCCAGCTCGACGAGGCGGCGGGCTGGCTGCTCAAATCGGCGCTCGAAGCGCGCGGCCAGACGATCCTGACCCAGGCCAACACCGCCGAGATCGTCGGCACCGAAGCGGTCGAGGGGGTGCGGCTGAAGGACGGCACGCTGATTCCCGCCAGCCTGGTGGTGATGGCGGTCGGCATCCGCCCCTCGGTGGCACTCGCGCGCGACGCCGGGCTGGCGGTGGGGCGCGGCATCCAGGTCGACGATCATATGGTCACCAGCGACCCCGCGATCCTCGCGGTGGGCGAATGCGTCGAGCATGACGGCCAGGTCTATGGGCTGGTCGCGCCTTTGTGGGACATGTGCCGCGCGCTCGCCGACGGGCTGGTCGGCAGCCATAGCGGCTATCGCGGATCGGTGACCTCGACCAAGCTCAAGGTCGCCGGGCTCGACGTCTTCTCGGCAGGCGATTTCTCGGGCACCGACGGTGCCGAAGACATCGTGCTGCGCGACGCCTCACGCGGCATCTACAAGCGCGTGGTGGTGAAGGACGACCGCATCGTCGGCGCGGTGCTATATGGCGACACCGGCGATGGCGGCTGGTATTTCGACCTGCTCAAGCGCGGCGAGGATATCGGCGCGATCCGCGACATGCTGATTTTCGGCCAGGCCTTCGCCTCGGGAGGGGGCGTCGCGGACCCTAAGGCCGCCGTTGCAGCGCTTTCCGATACCGCGGAGATTTGCGGCTGCAACGGCGTGACCAAGGGACAGGTCGTCGCGTGTATCGACGCCGGCGGGCACAGCCTGGATGCGGTGCGCGCGGGGTGCAAGGCATCGGCATCGTGCGGATCGTGCACCGGCATCGTCGAGACGCTGCTGGCGATCACGCTGGGCGACGCGGTCGAAGCCGGCCCCAGGACGATGTGCAACTGCACCAGCTTCGGCCATGACGATGTCCGCCGCGAAATCGTCGCCCAGCAGATGCGCTCGATCCCCGAGGTGATGCAGAAGCTGCACTGGGCGACCCCCGATGGCTGTTCGTCGTGTCGCCCAGCGCTCAATTATTATCTGCTGTGCGCGCTGCCGGGCGAATATGTCGACGACCAGCAGAGCCGCTTCGTCAACGAACGGATGCACGCCAACATCCAGAAGGACGGCACCTATTCGGTCGTCCCGCGCATGTGGGGCGGGCTGACCACCCCGCGCGAGTTGCGCGCGATCGCCGATGTCGTCGAGAAATATGATGCGCCGATGGTCAAGGTGACCGGCGGTCAGCGGCTCGATATATTCGGGATCAAGAAGGAGGATCTGCCCGCGGTCTGGGCCGATCTCAACGCCGCCGGAATGGTCAGCGGCCATGCCTATGGCAAGTCGCTGCGCACGGTGAAGACCTGTGTCGGGTCCGAATGGTGCCGCTTCGGCACGCAGGATTCGACCGGGCTTGGCGTCAAGATCGAGCGGATGACCTGGGGCTCGTGGATGCCGCACAAGTTCAAGATCGCGGTGTCGGGCTGCCCGCGCAATTGCGCCGAGGCGACGATCAAGGATTTCGGCGTGGTGTGCGTCGACAGCGGCTATGAGCTGTCGGTCGGCGGCAATGGCGGGATCAAGGTGCGCGCCACCGATTTCCTGTGCAAGGTGGCGACCGAGGCTGAGGCGATGCATTATTGCGCGGCCTTCATCCAATTATACCGCGAGGAAGCGCGCTATCTCGAGCGCACCGCGCCGTGGATCGAGCGCGTCGGCGTCGACTATATCCGCGCGCGGATCGCCGACGACGCCGAGGGACGTGATGCACTGGCGGGGCGGTTCCACGTCGCGCAGCAGTTCTTGCAGGACGACCCCTGGGCAGCGCGCGCGGCGGGGGCCGAACGCGAACAGCATGCGCCGATGGCGCGCTTCACCCCGCATGCGGTGCCGGCATGA
- a CDS encoding nitrate/nitrite transporter: MATTFWHDEPSEPTRGFWDSGHKPTLIAAFLYFDFAFMVWVLLGPLAPDIALALALTPAQKGLMVAVPTLAGAALRVVNGLLVDRIGPKRSGAIGQIIVIGGLFSAWALGVNSFAGTLALGVILGFAGASFAIALPLASRWYPPEHQGKAMGLAGMGNSGTVLAALFAPTLAKMFGWNAVLGLACIPLTLVLIVYLALAKDAPGAPAPKRLSEYLEPLKQADAWSLMGFYAVTFGGFVGLAASLPIYFTDRFGLDTVLAGYCTAGCVFAGSMVRPMGGALADRIGGVKTLSVVFAVAAVALAGVGAASRVDAALALFVLAMLALGAGNGAVFQLVPQRFAAEIGVMTGLVGMAGGVGGFYLASSLGLAKQWTGSFQPGFLIFAALSLIALAGLTLVKPRWRARWTTVAGVRI, from the coding sequence ATGGCAACGACCTTCTGGCATGACGAACCGAGCGAACCGACTCGCGGCTTTTGGGACAGCGGCCACAAGCCGACGCTGATCGCAGCGTTCCTGTATTTCGATTTCGCGTTCATGGTGTGGGTGCTGCTCGGCCCGCTCGCCCCCGACATCGCCCTGGCGCTGGCGCTGACGCCCGCGCAAAAGGGGCTCATGGTCGCGGTGCCGACGCTCGCCGGCGCGGCGCTCCGCGTCGTCAACGGGCTGCTGGTCGACCGGATCGGGCCGAAGCGGTCGGGGGCGATCGGCCAGATCATCGTCATCGGCGGGTTGTTCAGCGCCTGGGCACTGGGGGTGAACAGCTTTGCCGGCACACTGGCGCTCGGGGTGATCCTGGGCTTTGCCGGGGCGAGCTTCGCGATCGCGCTGCCGCTCGCCAGCCGCTGGTACCCGCCCGAACATCAGGGCAAAGCGATGGGGCTTGCCGGAATGGGCAATTCGGGGACGGTGCTCGCCGCCCTGTTCGCGCCGACGCTGGCCAAGATGTTCGGCTGGAACGCGGTGCTCGGGCTCGCCTGCATCCCGCTGACGCTGGTGCTGATCGTCTATCTGGCGCTGGCCAAGGACGCGCCGGGTGCCCCTGCCCCCAAGCGCCTGTCCGAATATCTCGAACCGCTCAAGCAAGCCGATGCCTGGTCGCTGATGGGGTTTTACGCGGTCACCTTCGGCGGGTTCGTCGGGCTGGCGGCGTCGCTGCCGATCTATTTCACCGACCGGTTCGGGCTCGATACCGTGCTGGCGGGCTATTGCACCGCGGGCTGCGTGTTCGCCGGATCGATGGTGCGGCCGATGGGCGGCGCGCTCGCCGACCGGATCGGCGGGGTCAAGACGCTGTCGGTGGTGTTCGCGGTCGCCGCGGTAGCGCTGGCGGGAGTCGGCGCGGCCAGCCGGGTCGATGCCGCGCTGGCGTTGTTCGTGCTGGCGATGCTCGCACTGGGCGCAGGCAACGGCGCGGTGTTCCAGCTGGTGCCGCAGCGTTTCGCTGCCGAGATTGGGGTGATGACCGGGCTGGTCGGCATGGCGGGCGGGGTCGGCGGCTTCTACCTCGCTTCGTCGCTGGGCCTTGCCAAGCAATGGACCGGCAGCTTCCAGCCGGGCTTCCTGATCTTCGCCGCGCTGTCGCTGATCGCGCTTGCCGGACTGACGCTGGTCAAGCCGCGCTGGCGTGCGCGCTGGACCACCGTTGCCGGGGTGCGGATCTGA
- a CDS encoding CmpA/NrtA family ABC transporter substrate-binding protein has protein sequence MALDRVRIGFLPLVDAALPILAREQGFAKAEGIEIELVRDMSWATVRDRLLYGHTDAAHMVAPLALATALGRGRPAVAMAVPFVLGLNGNAITLALPLADQVLDGDSLGDPVVLGARLKTLALARAAAGERLRFGVVHRYSSHNYMLRYWLAAVGIRPDVDIEIVTISPSFAADALAAGEIDGICVGEPWNSVAVDRGVGRIALVTAQIWRRGVEKVLAMTADTLAQRGDTVARLIRALHAAAAHFVDADSQAESAAILARPEYLAAPVDPIARAIGDRVRLVQGAEPVHVPDFMFQYREAANFPWRSQAAWLYSQMTRWDGTPFSAAEAETAQGVFRPDVYRAALAGSGAPLPGASSKIEGAIGGTGVAAGSTQGRLILGRDPFFDHRAFDPDDIPGYLKALP, from the coding sequence TCGATGCCGCGCTGCCGATCCTCGCGCGCGAGCAAGGGTTCGCCAAGGCCGAGGGGATCGAGATCGAGCTGGTGCGCGACATGAGTTGGGCGACGGTACGCGACCGGCTGCTGTACGGGCATACCGATGCCGCGCACATGGTCGCGCCGCTTGCGCTGGCGACCGCGCTGGGGCGCGGGCGGCCGGCGGTGGCGATGGCGGTGCCGTTCGTGTTGGGGCTCAACGGCAATGCGATCACGCTGGCGCTGCCGCTCGCCGACCAAGTGCTCGATGGGGATTCGCTCGGCGATCCGGTGGTGCTCGGCGCGCGGCTCAAGACGCTCGCGCTGGCGCGCGCCGCTGCGGGCGAGCGGCTGCGCTTCGGCGTGGTGCATCGCTATTCGAGCCATAATTATATGCTGCGCTATTGGCTCGCGGCGGTCGGTATCCGGCCCGATGTCGATATCGAGATCGTGACGATCAGCCCCAGCTTCGCCGCCGACGCACTGGCGGCGGGCGAGATCGACGGCATCTGTGTCGGCGAACCGTGGAACAGCGTGGCGGTCGATCGGGGAGTCGGGCGGATCGCGCTGGTCACCGCGCAGATCTGGCGGCGCGGGGTGGAGAAGGTGCTAGCGATGACCGCCGACACGCTGGCGCAGCGCGGCGACACCGTCGCGCGGCTGATCCGCGCGCTGCACGCCGCCGCCGCGCACTTCGTCGATGCCGACAGCCAGGCCGAAAGCGCCGCGATCCTTGCGCGCCCCGAATATCTCGCAGCGCCGGTCGACCCGATCGCGCGCGCGATCGGCGATCGGGTTCGACTGGTGCAGGGGGCCGAGCCGGTCCACGTCCCCGATTTCATGTTCCAATATCGCGAGGCGGCGAACTTCCCGTGGCGCAGCCAGGCGGCGTGGCTCTATTCGCAAATGACCCGATGGGACGGCACGCCGTTTTCGGCGGCGGAGGCGGAGACCGCGCAAGGCGTGTTCCGGCCCGATGTCTATCGCGCCGCGCTCGCCGGATCGGGCGCACCGCTGCCCGGGGCCAGCTCGAAGATCGAAGGCGCGATCGGCGGCACCGGAGTCGCGGCGGGGTCGACGCAGGGGCGGCTGATCCTGGGGCGCGACCCGTTCTTCGATCACCGCGCCTTCGATCCCGACGATATTCCGGGCTATCTGAAGGCATTGCCCTGA